The following are encoded in a window of Novosphingobium sp. ZN18A2 genomic DNA:
- a CDS encoding CCA tRNA nucleotidyltransferase: MALLPEADWTRRADLLALVDALDPEGDSARHVGGAVRDTLLGIAVADIDIATKHEPQEVIARLKGAGIRTVPTGLAHGTVTALLDSGNVEITTLRRDVSTDGRHATIAFSTAWEEDAARRDFTINALYADPRTLEVFDWFGGLADLEAHHVRFIGDARQRIREDYLRILRYFRFQARFGSLPADTGAEQAVAELAPGMKGLSRERVAWELVNLLSLPDPAPTVARMADLGVLREVLPEVDAKGIAALSELVAREGRQQVAPDPIRRFAALLPPQPQVASDVASRLRLSTAQRKRLASAAARVDGPEDARALAYRLGREQAIDRLLLAGAPITPLDGWEIPRLPLKGGEIVARGVGKGPEVARILRAVEDRWVAEGFPGEARVHELLDAELDRAG; the protein is encoded by the coding sequence CTGGTCGACGCGCTCGATCCCGAAGGCGACAGCGCGCGCCACGTGGGTGGCGCGGTGCGCGACACGCTGCTGGGCATCGCGGTTGCGGACATAGACATTGCGACGAAGCACGAACCGCAAGAGGTGATCGCGCGGCTGAAGGGGGCAGGCATCCGCACTGTGCCGACCGGGCTGGCGCACGGCACGGTTACCGCCCTGCTGGACAGCGGAAACGTTGAGATCACCACGCTGCGGCGCGATGTCTCCACCGACGGGCGGCACGCGACAATCGCGTTTTCGACCGCGTGGGAAGAAGACGCCGCGCGGCGCGATTTCACGATCAACGCGCTCTATGCCGATCCGCGCACGCTTGAGGTTTTCGACTGGTTCGGCGGGCTGGCCGACCTGGAGGCGCACCACGTTCGCTTCATCGGCGATGCGCGCCAGCGCATCCGCGAGGATTACCTGCGCATCCTGCGCTATTTCCGCTTTCAGGCGCGCTTCGGTTCCTTGCCGGCGGATACCGGGGCGGAACAGGCGGTGGCCGAACTGGCCCCCGGCATGAAGGGCTTATCGCGCGAACGCGTGGCGTGGGAACTGGTCAACCTGCTCTCGCTGCCCGATCCCGCGCCCACCGTGGCGCGCATGGCCGACCTTGGCGTGCTGCGCGAAGTTCTGCCCGAAGTCGATGCAAAGGGCATTGCCGCGCTTTCCGAACTGGTTGCCCGCGAAGGCCGCCAGCAGGTTGCGCCCGATCCGATCCGCCGCTTTGCCGCGCTACTGCCCCCGCAGCCGCAAGTGGCAAGCGACGTCGCATCGCGGCTTCGTCTTTCGACCGCGCAGAGAAAGCGCCTGGCATCCGCCGCCGCGCGGGTGGACGGGCCGGAGGATGCCCGCGCTCTCGCCTACCGGCTGGGGCGCGAACAGGCGATCGACCGGCTGCTGCTGGCCGGCGCGCCGATAACGCCGCTGGACGGCTGGGAAATCCCCCGCCTGCCGCTGAAGGGCGGAGAGATCGTCGCGCGCGGCGTGGGCAAAGGCCCCGAAGTCGCCCGCATCCTGCGCGCGGTGGAAGACCGCTGGGTGGCCGAAGGCTTCCCCGGAGAGGCGCGCGTGCATGAACTGCTGGACGCGGAACTGGATCGCGCCGGTTAA